A stretch of Myroides oncorhynchi DNA encodes these proteins:
- a CDS encoding superoxide dismutase — translation MKFKLPDLPYDKSSFNSFISTEGFDYHYGKHHQTYVNNLNHLITNTKWEDECLENIITGTQAEGEVAIFNNAAQHYNHSFFWKSITSIQGTQPSEELLDMIGKHFGSLEDLKTQFIDKATKLFGSGWVWLVLTPESKLELMSLKDADTPLVHGNTPLLTIDVWEHAYYIDHRNARPSFIQLFWNAINWEFVNQNLVK, via the coding sequence ATGAAATTCAAACTTCCTGATTTGCCATATGATAAAAGTTCTTTCAATTCTTTTATATCTACTGAGGGATTCGACTATCACTATGGAAAACATCATCAAACGTATGTAAACAATCTTAACCATTTAATAACAAACACAAAATGGGAAGATGAATGTTTAGAGAACATTATCACAGGTACTCAAGCAGAAGGAGAAGTAGCTATATTTAACAATGCTGCTCAACATTATAATCATTCTTTTTTCTGGAAATCCATCACGTCAATCCAAGGTACTCAGCCTAGTGAAGAACTATTAGACATGATAGGAAAACACTTCGGATCACTAGAAGACCTAAAAACGCAATTCATTGACAAAGCGACTAAATTATTTGGAAGTGGATGGGTCTGGTTAGTATTAACACCAGAAAGTAAGTTGGAGCTTATGAGTCTAAAAGATGCTGACACACCACTAGTACATGGCAATACACCATTACTAACTATAGATGTATGGGAACATGCGTACTATATAGATCATAGAAATGCAAGACCGAGCTTTATCCAATTATTTTGGAATGCAATCAACTGGGAATTTGTCAATCAAAATTTAGTGAAATGA
- a CDS encoding DUF3467 domain-containing protein, translating into MEKEQDQFSLELDETIAEGVYCNLAIINHSNTEFVVDFVTIMPGMPKGKVKSRIVLTPQHAKRLMNALHENVQRYESSNGPIVDMEASSELSSIKFGTKGEA; encoded by the coding sequence ATGGAGAAAGAGCAAGATCAATTTAGTTTAGAGTTAGATGAAACTATAGCTGAAGGAGTGTATTGTAATTTAGCGATTATCAATCATTCTAATACTGAATTTGTGGTTGATTTTGTTACCATAATGCCAGGAATGCCGAAAGGTAAGGTAAAGTCTAGAATTGTCTTAACGCCACAACATGCGAAGAGATTAATGAATGCTTTGCACGAAAATGTACAACGCTATGAAAGTAGTAATGGACCTATAGTTGATATGGAAGCTTCTAGTGAATTATCGTCTATTAAATTTGGTACTAAAGGTGAAGCCTAA